GTCCTCCGCCCCGCCGCCCGTGGGTGCGGCGACCACGGTGATCCCGAGCAGGCCGTCGTCGATGCGGGGCCGCGTGCCCGAGCCGACAGCGCGGCCGAGCCGGTAGCGGTTGTTGGAGACGAGCACCGCGGCGCCGCCACGGTGCTCGTGCCCGCCGGGACCACGCCACCGCATGTCCGGTTCATCACCGTCGGGGCCGAGGACGTCGGGCGCCGTGTCGAGCAGCGTACGGAGCTTGGCATCTCGGTAGCCGGCGCGCTGGACGGCCTCGGCGTAGAGGCCGAGCGAGACGTTGTTGACGAAGACACGCCCGTTGACCTCGGCGAGGTCGACTCGTCGTTCACCCCCGTCGACGAAGGCGTCGAGCGCGCCGACGACGTCGTCGCGGTCGACACCGAGGTCCAGCGCGAAATGGTTGCGCGTACCGGCGGGCACGCACGCGTACGGCAGCCCGTGCTCGGCGGCGATGGCGGCCACGACCGCCTGCGAGCCGTCCCCGCCAGCCATCGCCAGTCCGTCCGCACCGCGCTCGACCGCCTCCAGGACCAGAGCCTCGAGGTCGTCGTCCCTCTTCAGCTCGATGGGCTCGATCCCACGGTCCGCCGCCTCCTTGGCGAGCGCGAAGCGTTCGGCCTTCCCCCCGCCGGAGCGCGGGTTGAAGAAGAGCACCGGATGCCGCGGCGGCGGTGCACTCGGCAGGTCGACGTGGACGTGGAGGGCGGCACGCGCCGCGGCGACGCTCGCCACGACCCCGGCCAGGACCAGCAGGTCGACCAGGGGCGCCCCACGGGTCACGACCAGCACCACCGCGCCCCCGAGGGCGAGAGCCGCGACGACCAGTCCGGCCACCCGCGCGGCACCGCGCCGGACCACCCCGTACCAGGCCGAGACTCCGGCGAGCAGCACGAGGAGGGCCAGGACCAGGCCGCGGGGGAACTCGATCACCGCGACGACGAGGGCGAGCACGCCGGTGGCCGCGCCCAGCAGCAGTGCGAGGGCCGCCAGCCATCGCCGCCTCATGGGATCGAGTCCTCGAGGACGACGCCCCTCCCACGACGGCGCTTCTGCCGCTGCGAGAAGCCGCACGCTCTGGCTGACATCCTCGGACCGTAGAAGGCCGGCACGCGGAGGGGCATCACGCAGTGCGGATGATTCCGGGCCGCAGACAGCTCCACATGCACGCCGTTCCCCGCCCGGGCGGCATCCTGACTCCGCCTCGCTGTCGGGGGCAGCCACTAGTGTCGGCGGACATGGCCCCACACCATCTGAGCAAGGATGAGGCCCGGCGCATCGCGGTCCAGGCGCAGCTGCTCGACGCGCCGCGCCCCACTGACCTCGTCGAGGTCGTCGACCGCCTGACGGTGCTGCAGATCGACCCGACCGCGGCCATCGCCCCGAGCGCCGACCTCGTGCTCTGGAGCCGGCTCGGCTCGGCCTACGACCCGGCCGACCTGACCAGGGCCGTCGAGGTCGAGCGCACCCTCGTCGAGACCGTCGCCTACATCCGGTCGCCGCGCGACGTGCCGGCCGTCATCGCCGAGGTGCGCGACGCCGAGCCCTGGCCGTCCCTGGCTGCCTGGCTCGAGGCCAACGAGCCGTTCCGCCGCGACATCCTCGCCCTCCTGGAGAAGGAGGGCCCGCTGCTCTCCCGCGACATCCCCGACACGAGCGTCGTGCCCTGGCCGTCGTCGGGGTGGACCAACAACCGCAACGTCACCCGGATGCTCGAGGCGCTCGCCCTGCGCGGACACATCGCCATCGCGGGCCGCAGGGGGCGGCAGCGCTACTGGGACCTGCCCGAGCGGGTCTACCCGACCGACCTGCCCACGGTGGACCTCGAGGCTGCCGTGCGACACCGCAACGAGCGCCGGCTCGCCGCCCTAGGCATCGCCCGCTCCTCCGGACCGCAGCTCCCGGGCGAGACCCCCTACGTCGGCGACGCCGGCGAGGAGGCCGTCGTCGACGGCGTGCCGGGCACCTGGCGCGTCCACGCGGCATACCTCGGTATGCCGTTCAGCGGGCGCACCGCGCTCCTCTCACCTTTCGACCGGCTCATCCACGACCGGGTGCGCGCCGAGCAGCTGTTCGACTTCGAGTACTTCCTGGAGATGTACAAGCCCAAGGACAAGCGCCGGTGGGGCTACTTCGCCCTGCCGGTCCTGCACGGCGAACGGCTCGTGGGCAAGCTCGATGCGACCGCAGACCGCAAGGCCGGTGTGTTGGTCGTCAACGCGATCCACGAGGACGTCCGCTTCACCAAGGCCACGACCGCCGCCGTCCGCGAGGAGGTCGAGGACCTGGCTGCCTGGCTCGGCCTGTCGGTCACCATCGCCCAGGCATGAGAGAAGGCGCGACCAACTGCCCTGTTGCCCCTTCCCCACACCTGTGACGGTCGAG
This Knoellia sp. p5-6-4 DNA region includes the following protein-coding sequences:
- a CDS encoding crosslink repair DNA glycosylase YcaQ family protein, yielding MAPHHLSKDEARRIAVQAQLLDAPRPTDLVEVVDRLTVLQIDPTAAIAPSADLVLWSRLGSAYDPADLTRAVEVERTLVETVAYIRSPRDVPAVIAEVRDAEPWPSLAAWLEANEPFRRDILALLEKEGPLLSRDIPDTSVVPWPSSGWTNNRNVTRMLEALALRGHIAIAGRRGRQRYWDLPERVYPTDLPTVDLEAAVRHRNERRLAALGIARSSGPQLPGETPYVGDAGEEAVVDGVPGTWRVHAAYLGMPFSGRTALLSPFDRLIHDRVRAEQLFDFEYFLEMYKPKDKRRWGYFALPVLHGERLVGKLDATADRKAGVLVVNAIHEDVRFTKATTAAVREEVEDLAAWLGLSVTIAQA
- a CDS encoding diacylglycerol kinase family protein produces the protein MRRRWLAALALLLGAATGVLALVVAVIEFPRGLVLALLVLLAGVSAWYGVVRRGAARVAGLVVAALALGGAVVLVVTRGAPLVDLLVLAGVVASVAAARAALHVHVDLPSAPPPRHPVLFFNPRSGGGKAERFALAKEAADRGIEPIELKRDDDLEALVLEAVERGADGLAMAGGDGSQAVVAAIAAEHGLPYACVPAGTRNHFALDLGVDRDDVVGALDAFVDGGERRVDLAEVNGRVFVNNVSLGLYAEAVQRAGYRDAKLRTLLDTAPDVLGPDGDEPDMRWRGPGGHEHRGGAAVLVSNNRYRLGRAVGSGTRPRIDDGLLGITVVAAPTGGGAEDRSSQRPWREWSAPTFEVQADNPLPAGIDGETVVLDAPLHFRIRPGVLRVRVARRHPGASPSAMVPEGMLAGVAELARIALGREQTPAGPTQRRQEWT